One window of Canis lupus baileyi chromosome 21, mCanLup2.hap1, whole genome shotgun sequence genomic DNA carries:
- the LOC140613634 gene encoding olfactory receptor 5M8, translating to MRRNFTSVTEFILLGLTSHLELQIVLFLLFLAIYLVTLAGNLGMIVLIQVNAQLHKPMYFFLSHLSFVDLCFSSNVTPKMLEVFLSEKKTISYPACLVQCYFFITLVHVEIYILAVMAFDRYMAICNPLLYGSKMSKSVCTSLITGPYVYGALTGLMETMWTYNLVFCGPNEINHFYCADPPLIKLACSDTYNKELSMFVVAGCNLSFSLLIILISYLYIVPAILKIRSTEGRHKAFSTCGSHLTAVTIFYATLFFMYLRRPSKESVEQGKMVAVFYTTVIPMLNPMIYSLRNKDVKEALTKELLGNKRFS from the coding sequence ATGAGAAGAAACTTCACCTCAGTGACTGAGTTCATTCTCCTCGGACTGACCAGTCACCTGGAGTTGCAGATCGTCCTCTTCCTGCTGTTTCTGGCCATTTACTTGGTCACCCTCGCAGGGAATCTTGGCATGATTGTACTCATCCAGGTCAATGCTCAGCTCCACAAGCCCATGTACTTTTTCCTGAGCCACTTATCCTTTGTGGATCTGTGCTTCTCTTCCAACGTGACTCCCAAGATGCTGGAGGTTTTCTTATCAGAGAAGAAAACCATTTCCTACCCTGCTTGTCTGGTGCAGTGTTACTTCTTTATCACCTTGGTGCACGTGGAGATCTACATCCTGGCTGTGATGGCTTTTGATCGGTACATGGCCATCTGCAACCCTCTGCTTTACGGCAGCAAGATGTCCAAGAGTGTGTGCACATCCCTCATCACGGGGCCTTATGTGTACGGAGCACTCACTGGCCTCATGGAGACCATGTGGACCTACAACCTAGTCTTCTGTGGCCCCAATGAAATTAACCACTTCTACTGTGCTGACCCACCACTGATTAAGCTGGCTTGTTCTGACACTTACAACAAAGAGCTGTCAATGTTTGTTGTGGCAGGATGtaacctttccttttctctgctcaTCATCCTGATTTCCTACCTTTATATTGTTCCTGCTATCCTGAAGATTCGTTCAACAGAAGGCAGGCATAAAGCTTTCTCTACCTGTGGCTCCCATCTGACAGCTGTCACCATATTCTATGCAACTCTTTTCTTCATGTATCTCAGACGCCCCTCAAAGGAATCTGTGGAACAGGGAAAAATGGTAGCTGTATTTTATACAACGGTAATCCCCATGCTGAACCCCATGATTTATAGCCTTAGGAATAAAGATGTGAAAGAAGCATTAACCAAAGAGTTGTTAGGAAACAAAAGGTTTTCTTAA